One Niabella beijingensis DNA window includes the following coding sequences:
- a CDS encoding endopygalactorunase: MKSLLLFLFVAPFFSLLYAQQHLPEPFIAGIDGDTLLITTGATYSFSVDTPEDSGLVQITPTVAQLLSAFRDAAVPYQISAANGTHKTSGTVAAGDRLIAPHPDGRSKQFIIKLIRKALNGTLTIVQKNRTVNTRTDLTFWYKAGQRSPDATVTVRLPEEVKATPENTSVNIIGRGEVLLKDLGQQSAGRTGTGYPYLRTGSVDITDNGQTLTFKHLDLRPDNGADLKITIQGVRFETAGNRQIQAAYTTSAPEVLTSSYSTSTLIITPLISDLERIPASGTYNEAGGLYTRTLLKWAPVAASGIETEQSLDSGKTWSSIKTTIDPSAGNARITGLQPDKQYHFRLRVKGGPHEGVSNSVSFYSGKTDAKQFGITGSDTEDATDKINQALKTIHQSGGGTLLFSKGIYNVRTLHLQSNVWLYLETGAVIKALKGGDAPESTWFSDKKYRSGLSPTDKGPYENPENWLTKQDVGHTFFKNAMFFGERLHNIKIIGNGRITGDGNLVTGDKVMNNPSDNRCDKMFSLKLCTAVEIGGIQRNEDLWYDSTADAPYYILKNKTKDFNTQNMLQIDRAGHFVLLATGTDSIDVHDTYFARLHTGNARDIYDFMSCNEVTVTNIYSKVSSDDIVKPGSDCSLGFTRPAKNYRVRNVIGDTNCNLFQIGSETADDITDICVDNIYVLGANKAGFSISTNDGGHIRNIHLNCGHTGVLHHRSKMLRTYTPFFISISNRGRVLGADVQRFRFTENGTTRDELLVTNVSMGKVEDIFLNGVDISEVYGGSSYGKEGRRWTPYNGTQRTASPIIAGYQLPDAKHVEGGLPFRLPDGRHTAYISNIRFNDITVLVKGGHPATDTVANPPELGVGQYNASNLKLQPSWGLWARHVKNLKMTNASFQSEKPDGRYPLYFDDVHQVLLQNIAIPSGTQQIFSFKNATAISLKKKEMAPAAPNRKDRKSNRNTGL; this comes from the coding sequence ATGAAATCATTATTGCTTTTCCTGTTTGTTGCCCCGTTCTTTTCCCTGCTATATGCCCAGCAGCATCTGCCGGAGCCTTTTATAGCAGGGATTGATGGCGACACATTGCTGATAACGACAGGAGCCACCTATTCATTCAGTGTGGATACACCGGAAGACAGTGGCCTGGTACAGATCACCCCCACTGTAGCCCAACTCCTGTCTGCGTTTCGGGACGCTGCCGTTCCGTATCAGATCAGTGCAGCAAACGGGACGCATAAAACATCCGGTACCGTTGCAGCAGGAGACCGGCTTATAGCACCGCATCCGGACGGGCGTTCAAAACAGTTCATTATAAAGCTGATCCGTAAAGCATTGAATGGCACGCTTACAATTGTACAAAAAAATCGTACCGTAAATACGCGCACCGATCTCACATTCTGGTATAAGGCCGGCCAGCGAAGCCCGGATGCAACCGTAACGGTCCGCTTACCGGAGGAGGTAAAGGCCACACCGGAAAATACTTCCGTAAATATTATCGGGCGTGGGGAAGTATTGTTAAAAGACCTCGGCCAACAATCAGCGGGCCGCACCGGAACAGGATATCCCTATCTCAGAACAGGATCGGTTGACATAACAGACAACGGACAAACACTTACATTTAAACATCTTGACCTGCGCCCGGATAACGGTGCCGACCTCAAGATCACCATCCAGGGTGTCCGTTTTGAAACAGCCGGCAACCGGCAGATTCAGGCTGCTTATACCACCAGCGCCCCCGAAGTGCTGACAAGCAGCTACAGTACCTCCACTCTTATAATAACACCTCTTATCAGCGACCTGGAGCGGATACCCGCGTCGGGCACCTATAATGAAGCCGGAGGATTATATACACGCACACTGCTGAAATGGGCGCCCGTAGCAGCTTCCGGAATTGAAACAGAACAATCACTTGATTCGGGAAAGACCTGGAGCAGCATAAAGACAACCATCGATCCTTCAGCCGGCAACGCCCGCATCACCGGTCTTCAGCCAGACAAACAATACCATTTCCGGCTGCGCGTAAAAGGAGGCCCTCATGAAGGCGTATCAAACAGCGTGTCATTTTACTCGGGGAAAACCGATGCAAAACAGTTCGGTATTACCGGCTCCGATACAGAAGATGCGACTGACAAGATCAACCAGGCGCTGAAAACAATACATCAATCGGGAGGCGGTACCCTTTTATTTTCCAAAGGCATTTATAATGTTCGTACCCTGCACCTGCAAAGTAATGTGTGGCTTTACCTGGAAACAGGAGCCGTTATAAAAGCCCTGAAAGGCGGTGATGCCCCGGAAAGCACCTGGTTCAGTGATAAAAAATACCGCTCAGGACTGTCGCCCACCGACAAAGGTCCCTACGAAAACCCTGAGAACTGGCTGACCAAACAGGATGTGGGACATACTTTTTTCAAAAATGCAATGTTCTTCGGAGAACGGCTGCACAATATAAAAATTATCGGCAATGGTCGCATCACCGGTGACGGCAACCTGGTAACCGGCGACAAAGTAATGAACAACCCCTCAGACAATCGTTGTGATAAGATGTTCTCCCTAAAACTCTGTACCGCTGTGGAGATCGGAGGTATCCAGCGAAATGAAGACCTTTGGTACGACAGCACAGCGGATGCGCCCTATTACATTTTAAAAAACAAAACAAAGGACTTCAATACACAGAACATGCTCCAGATCGACCGCGCCGGTCATTTTGTGTTGCTGGCTACCGGTACGGATTCCATTGACGTGCATGATACCTATTTTGCCCGGCTCCATACCGGTAATGCCCGCGATATCTACGATTTTATGAGCTGCAATGAGGTTACTGTCACAAATATCTATTCAAAAGTAAGCTCTGATGATATCGTAAAGCCCGGTTCGGATTGTTCACTGGGTTTTACCAGACCGGCTAAAAATTACAGGGTGCGAAATGTCATCGGCGATACCAATTGCAATCTTTTCCAGATCGGATCGGAAACAGCAGACGATATCACCGATATCTGTGTAGACAATATCTATGTACTGGGAGCCAACAAAGCCGGGTTTTCCATTTCCACCAATGACGGCGGACATATCCGGAACATCCATCTCAACTGCGGGCATACCGGTGTTTTACACCACCGTTCTAAAATGCTGCGTACCTATACGCCCTTCTTTATTTCGATCTCAAACAGGGGACGCGTACTGGGTGCGGATGTACAGCGTTTCCGGTTTACTGAAAATGGCACCACCCGGGATGAATTGCTGGTAACAAATGTATCCATGGGAAAAGTAGAGGATATTTTTCTGAACGGTGTGGATATTTCAGAAGTATATGGCGGAAGTTCTTATGGAAAAGAAGGCCGGCGCTGGACACCCTATAACGGAACACAGCGGACCGCTTCCCCGATCATTGCAGGTTACCAGCTGCCGGATGCAAAGCATGTTGAGGGCGGGCTTCCGTTCCGTTTACCGGATGGCAGACACACGGCCTATATCAGCAACATCCGTTTCAATGACATCACCGTTCTTGTAAAAGGCGGGCATCCGGCTACCGATACCGTTGCCAACCCTCCGGAATTGGGTGTAGGCCAGTACAATGCATCCAACCTGAAACTGCAGCCCTCCTGGGGGCTCTGGGCCCGGCACGTCAAAAACCTGAAAATGACCAATGCATCGTTTCAATCAGAAAAACCTGATGGCCGTTATCCGCTTTACTTCGATGACGTACATCAGGTGCTCCTGCAAAACATAGCGATCCCTTCCGGAACGCAGCAAATCTTTTCTTTTAAAAATGCTACCGCTATCTCCTTAAAAAAGAAGGAAATGGCACCCGCTGCACCCAACAGAAAGGACCGGAAAAGCAATCGCAATACCGGTCTCTGA
- a CDS encoding AraC family transcriptional regulator: protein MKPHVLKMAHLPGTSFDVRRDLTPLNNRWHCHKEVELIYIARGSGTLLIGDHIRNFTDGTICLIGANVPHYWRFDDSFFEEDMPIDVIAIHFQEAFWGRQFLDLPENNSIRDLLKRAARGLLIHGRTRALIHSFHYLQEINGPYRIISLVTLLSKIAGWAEVTSLASEAPSPAPGRVEERRINDVYEYTMKHFRRKIHLSEIAGVANVSPNSFCRYFKLRTRKTYSRFVTELRIGYVCKLLVETDSSVKLLCYESGFNNFTSFHKCFKQITGMSPLVYQKERRSRTTLSH, encoded by the coding sequence ATGAAACCACATGTTTTGAAAATGGCGCACCTGCCGGGTACTTCGTTCGATGTAAGAAGGGACCTTACACCGCTCAATAACCGCTGGCACTGCCATAAGGAAGTGGAACTGATCTATATTGCCAGGGGAAGCGGTACGCTGCTGATCGGCGACCATATCCGGAATTTCACCGACGGCACCATTTGTCTTATCGGTGCCAATGTGCCGCATTACTGGCGCTTCGATGACTCCTTTTTCGAAGAAGACATGCCCATTGACGTGATCGCCATTCACTTCCAGGAAGCTTTCTGGGGCCGTCAATTCCTCGATCTGCCCGAAAACAACAGCATCCGCGATCTGCTGAAGCGGGCAGCACGGGGATTACTGATCCACGGAAGGACGCGGGCACTGATACATTCCTTTCATTACCTGCAGGAGATCAACGGGCCTTACCGCATTATCTCACTGGTGACCCTTTTATCAAAGATCGCGGGATGGGCAGAAGTGACCAGTCTGGCCTCTGAAGCTCCGTCTCCCGCACCCGGAAGAGTAGAAGAACGGAGGATCAATGATGTATACGAATACACGATGAAACATTTCCGGCGTAAGATCCATCTGAGCGAGATCGCCGGAGTAGCCAATGTAAGTCCCAATTCCTTTTGCCGGTATTTTAAACTGCGGACACGGAAAACCTATTCGAGGTTTGTCACCGAATTAAGGATCGGGTACGTTTGCAAACTGCTGGTGGAAACAGATAGCTCGGTTAAGCTGCTGTGTTATGAAAGCGGTTTTAACAATTTCACTTCGTTTCACAAATGTTTTAAACAAATAACCGGCATGAGCCCGCTGGTCTACCAGAAAGAGCGCCGCAGCCGGACAACGCTGAGCCATTGA
- a CDS encoding SusC/RagA family TonB-linked outer membrane protein, with the protein MTYCFMTRKRKVLKLLILFPLLLSFPVFLLAQKNIQITGTVLDEKGDPVSQASVGLKDSDRGTMSDSSGRFSISVPDGKGTLVFSAIGFTNLEQELNQERTLNVVLKQALNDLDEIIVVGYGTQRKRDVTGAISSINAKTIEEKQPVSIFDAIQGAAPGVRVMSNSGAPGASSSITVRGLSTLSDAGVSPLYIVDGAPMDDINNINPNDVQSIEILKDAASAAIYGARSANGVVIITTKKGISEKPQITAGYLRSYNTLSNRISQANRLQRQMFDRRTNLGLDPKPDDSTSFSRNSDNDYQSLMTQTAVRNQVDLGIMGGSKTLNYYSSLQYLDETGILITSYNKRLSFRTNIDYKPSKRFSMATRVSFSYQNRNNISEGNMLQQALQRPPGMALYFPDGEYIYFNGGRRNPLAEAYLRKDVTQIYRGLIYQGFDLNVMTGLNLHADASADVQIRRSNSFVSKLLSNSNPAISTGADNATLPIRLQGNVFANYKKTFSGGHNFSAMAGMNMERDREEELNIKGSLFVTEAVQTLNAAGQYDLTNVYSTATQSSLIGFVGRASYDYQGRYLLNVNFRRDGSSVFGPENRWGNFPSVSVGWRISDEKFMSSLRDVVTDAKLRLSYGATGNSGIGDYDAAQQYIFGGYFYNGVSGVRTNTRMGNPFLKWESTTQKNVGLDLTLWNGRLSFTGDYYIKQTSDLLYDSPLPFEVGFPGKARVNAGGIENKGIELMVSGYPVRTKDFNWQTTLNWSNVRNRITDLPVDYIDDIWSVQKGKEAGNFFGYKFLGIYEYDQSNAYTDDYKTRLTPQFKKDGNGNVIIEKNNQPILIGYTLPDGTAYNGTVKQLTTNGVVSKGGDVIWQNLPDANGVYDGNIGNEDRQFLGHGQPRWSMGWSNSLSYKDFALSFNFYGNFGNTIYNENRRNLASFSNSNTTPDAYFILNMWKYPGQITDSYIGGNKDADNMRRGGSQYLENGSFVRLQSLRLSYRLPARISKKIASKSFVVYVYGNNLFTWTDYTGFDPEVSQISVLKPGNDPGKYPHKREFGMGANITF; encoded by the coding sequence ATGACGTATTGCTTTATGACGAGAAAACGGAAAGTCCTAAAACTGCTGATCCTGTTTCCGCTGCTGCTTTCTTTTCCCGTTTTTTTGCTGGCGCAAAAGAACATCCAGATAACGGGGACCGTGCTGGATGAAAAAGGCGACCCGGTTTCGCAAGCCTCTGTGGGACTAAAGGATTCGGATCGCGGAACCATGTCCGATTCTTCCGGACGATTTTCCATTTCCGTTCCCGACGGAAAAGGAACCCTGGTGTTCTCGGCCATCGGTTTTACGAACCTGGAACAGGAACTGAATCAGGAACGGACCCTCAATGTGGTGCTGAAGCAGGCACTGAACGACCTGGATGAAATTATTGTGGTGGGCTACGGAACGCAACGAAAGCGGGATGTTACAGGAGCGATCAGCTCCATTAATGCCAAAACGATCGAAGAGAAACAACCGGTATCGATCTTTGATGCGATACAGGGGGCAGCCCCCGGTGTACGGGTAATGTCCAATTCCGGTGCTCCCGGTGCTTCGTCTTCGATTACCGTACGGGGACTTTCAACCTTGTCGGATGCGGGTGTAAGTCCGCTTTATATTGTGGATGGTGCTCCAATGGACGACATTAATAATATCAATCCGAACGATGTGCAGTCCATTGAGATCCTGAAAGATGCAGCTTCAGCGGCCATCTATGGGGCAAGATCGGCCAACGGGGTGGTTATTATTACAACCAAGAAAGGCATATCGGAAAAACCGCAAATAACAGCGGGGTATCTGCGCAGCTATAATACGTTGTCCAACCGCATATCGCAGGCCAACCGTTTACAGCGCCAGATGTTCGACCGCAGGACAAACCTGGGTCTGGATCCCAAGCCGGATGACTCCACGTCGTTTTCAAGAAATTCGGACAATGACTACCAGTCGCTGATGACGCAAACAGCCGTGCGCAACCAGGTTGATCTGGGTATTATGGGGGGCAGTAAAACCCTGAACTATTACAGCAGCCTGCAATACCTGGATGAAACGGGTATCCTGATCACCAGTTATAATAAACGGTTGTCGTTTCGTACGAATATAGATTACAAACCGTCCAAGCGTTTTTCAATGGCGACCCGTGTTAGTTTTTCCTATCAGAACAGGAATAATATCAGTGAAGGAAATATGCTGCAACAGGCATTGCAGCGGCCTCCGGGAATGGCCTTGTACTTTCCGGACGGGGAGTATATTTATTTTAACGGAGGAAGAAGAAACCCGCTGGCAGAAGCGTATCTGAGAAAGGATGTAACACAAATTTACAGGGGCCTCATTTACCAGGGTTTTGATTTAAATGTAATGACTGGACTGAACCTGCACGCAGACGCCTCTGCTGATGTTCAGATAAGGAGAAGCAATTCTTTTGTCTCAAAGCTGTTGTCTAACAGTAATCCTGCCATCAGCACCGGCGCGGATAATGCAACCCTGCCCATACGCTTGCAGGGGAATGTATTTGCCAACTATAAAAAAACTTTTTCCGGTGGACACAATTTTTCTGCCATGGCAGGAATGAATATGGAAAGGGACCGTGAGGAAGAATTAAATATTAAAGGCAGTCTTTTTGTAACGGAAGCGGTTCAGACACTGAACGCCGCGGGGCAGTATGATCTTACCAATGTATACTCTACTGCTACGCAATCGTCACTAATTGGTTTTGTAGGACGTGCCAGTTACGACTACCAGGGACGTTATTTACTGAATGTGAATTTCCGTCGCGATGGATCCTCCGTTTTTGGTCCTGAAAACCGGTGGGGTAATTTTCCTTCCGTTTCTGTAGGCTGGCGCATCAGCGACGAGAAATTTATGAGTTCATTGCGCGATGTAGTGACGGACGCCAAGTTGCGTCTTAGTTATGGCGCAACGGGCAATTCGGGCATCGGAGATTATGATGCTGCACAGCAATATATTTTCGGCGGTTATTTCTACAACGGGGTAAGCGGAGTACGTACCAATACGAGGATGGGAAACCCGTTCCTGAAATGGGAATCCACTACGCAAAAGAACGTAGGTCTGGACCTCACACTCTGGAACGGACGTTTAAGTTTTACCGGGGACTATTATATAAAACAAACCTCCGATCTGCTTTACGACAGTCCATTACCGTTTGAAGTGGGATTCCCCGGTAAAGCCCGTGTGAATGCGGGGGGTATTGAAAATAAAGGGATCGAGTTAATGGTGTCCGGCTACCCGGTAAGAACCAAGGATTTCAACTGGCAGACAACACTGAACTGGTCAAATGTGCGCAACCGGATCACGGATCTTCCGGTAGATTATATTGATGATATCTGGAGCGTACAAAAAGGGAAGGAAGCGGGAAATTTTTTCGGCTATAAATTTCTCGGTATTTATGAATACGACCAGTCCAATGCCTATACCGATGATTACAAAACAAGATTGACCCCCCAGTTTAAAAAAGATGGCAATGGTAATGTGATCATCGAGAAAAATAACCAACCCATTCTTATCGGGTACACACTTCCGGATGGAACGGCTTATAATGGTACCGTAAAACAACTGACCACTAATGGCGTTGTGTCCAAAGGCGGAGATGTGATCTGGCAGAATCTTCCTGATGCAAATGGCGTGTATGATGGAAACATCGGTAATGAAGACCGTCAGTTCCTGGGGCATGGCCAGCCGCGCTGGAGCATGGGCTGGTCAAACAGTCTTAGCTATAAGGACTTTGCGCTTTCGTTTAATTTCTATGGTAATTTTGGGAACACTATCTATAATGAAAACCGCAGGAACCTGGCGTCCTTCTCTAATTCCAATACGACACCCGATGCTTATTTCATTTTAAACATGTGGAAGTATCCGGGACAGATTACGGACTCGTATATTGGTGGCAACAAGGACGCAGATAACATGCGCAGAGGGGGAAGCCAGTACCTTGAAAACGGATCTTTTGTTCGGTTGCAGAGCCTGCGGTTAAGCTATCGCCTGCCGGCACGGATCAGTAAGAAAATTGCTTCTAAAAGTTTTGTTGTTTACGTTTATGGCAACAATCTCTTCACCTGGACCGACTACACCGGATTTGATCCGGAAGTTTCTCAGATAAGCGTATTAAAGCCCGGTAATGATCCCGGCAAGTATCCGCATAAACGGGAATTTGGAATGGGAGCGAATATTACATTTTAA
- a CDS encoding RagB/SusD family nutrient uptake outer membrane protein, with product MKKIKIIISAIGLFMLLISLSYCKKFLQQDPISTVAPDKFWKDKNDAATWMAGIYNQMQSTLSSAFFDWGEVRSDNVRIGGTGNAQQTMISNTLSGNDADINGITTWTNLYTTISLCNYGIKYFPQMIETNADGGAAIYRDYLGQCYSLRALMYFYGLRVWGRLPLLTSPIENLSQETEVARSSIDEVRKRIESDIDSSLLLISSVTTQRFYMQKAAVYALQTDVAMWFQDYATALTASQNCIKESKCQLVTNIADWKNIFLTPATSTEAIFNLFWSVTERGTGVGVCSKVGSASNTNQYEPRTFIWQQLKDHVDPVTGKSIDGRFWAMFDTLTYNTAETYDAAVAQMGKYSPWKANAAIGTGFTFQGNSDCSVAIPVYRFADILLLRAEAMAHTNDYQGALDIVNNIRKRVGYTVAAKLTDYSGDLTTGIERTILDERQLELLGEGKRWFDLCRIGKVYDYSDNGYGYLREIMNPLLTEMNGGIQFSGANMGRILFPINSAAFNANHKLLGDQNPPYDE from the coding sequence ATGAAAAAGATAAAAATAATAATTTCCGCGATCGGTCTTTTCATGCTGCTGATCAGTCTGAGCTATTGCAAGAAGTTCTTGCAGCAGGATCCGATTTCGACGGTAGCGCCGGATAAATTCTGGAAAGATAAGAATGATGCAGCTACCTGGATGGCAGGGATCTATAACCAGATGCAAAGTACCCTGAGCAGTGCCTTTTTTGACTGGGGCGAAGTGCGGTCTGATAATGTCCGTATTGGGGGTACCGGTAATGCACAGCAAACCATGATTTCGAATACACTTTCGGGTAATGATGCGGATATTAACGGGATTACTACCTGGACCAACCTGTACACCACCATTTCCCTTTGTAATTACGGCATTAAATATTTTCCCCAGATGATCGAAACCAACGCAGATGGGGGTGCGGCCATTTACCGCGATTATCTTGGACAGTGCTACAGCCTGCGTGCATTGATGTATTTCTATGGTCTGCGGGTTTGGGGCAGATTGCCTTTGCTGACCAGTCCCATTGAAAACCTGAGCCAGGAAACAGAAGTAGCGCGTTCTTCCATCGACGAAGTGCGTAAACGGATTGAAAGTGATATCGATTCTTCCCTGTTGCTGATTAGCAGTGTTACTACACAACGCTTCTATATGCAAAAGGCAGCGGTATATGCCCTGCAGACTGATGTAGCGATGTGGTTCCAGGATTACGCTACAGCCCTGACGGCATCACAGAATTGTATTAAGGAAAGTAAATGCCAGCTTGTAACAAATATCGCCGACTGGAAGAATATATTTCTGACCCCGGCTACTTCCACTGAAGCGATCTTTAATCTTTTTTGGTCCGTTACGGAAAGAGGCACCGGTGTGGGGGTGTGCTCAAAAGTAGGGTCGGCTTCCAACACCAACCAATACGAGCCCCGTACATTTATCTGGCAGCAACTGAAAGATCATGTGGATCCCGTAACCGGAAAATCGATCGACGGTCGTTTTTGGGCAATGTTCGACACGCTCACTTATAATACTGCAGAGACTTATGATGCCGCTGTAGCACAAATGGGTAAATATTCTCCCTGGAAGGCCAATGCGGCAATCGGTACAGGATTTACCTTTCAGGGAAACAGTGATTGCAGTGTAGCCATTCCGGTCTATCGTTTTGCTGATATCCTGTTGCTGCGTGCTGAAGCTATGGCGCATACCAACGATTACCAGGGCGCGCTGGATATTGTTAATAACATTCGTAAACGTGTAGGATATACGGTAGCTGCCAAATTAACGGATTACTCGGGGGACCTGACCACCGGTATTGAACGCACCATCCTGGACGAACGCCAGCTGGAGCTGCTGGGAGAAGGGAAACGGTGGTTTGATCTGTGCCGCATCGGGAAAGTATATGATTACTCTGATAATGGTTATGGCTATCTGCGAGAGATCATGAACCCATTGCTTACCGAAATGAATGGTGGGATCCAGTTTTCCGGAGCCAATATGGGCAGGATCTTATTTCCTATTAATTCAGCAGCATTTAATGCCAATCATAAATTACTGGGAGACCAGAATCCTCCTTACGATGAGTAA
- a CDS encoding fasciclin domain-containing protein, which yields MRYLNVYTTVVLCAAILLTACSKLQKGYDYEKSFYNTNLKMSVMDFMKSRPDLFSGMLAAIDYVDQDPKFKDVKEMYTTSGNTFLLLSNTALINLEDANSYWVINTIKQPYPGRPDSIVTMRGSDWSQYSRDTIANMLRYHVVKGVQTYSTLNSKPRWVETFAYSNSNDSAQVYLYLENVREANLRINNYTGVPTIYKETNIAANWVNIAPRTPDLHATNGVVHVMNRWLFEPTREAIKAN from the coding sequence ATGCGTTATTTGAATGTCTATACAACAGTTGTGCTATGTGCGGCAATCCTGCTGACGGCCTGCAGTAAACTGCAGAAAGGGTATGACTATGAAAAATCATTTTATAATACAAACCTGAAGATGAGCGTGATGGATTTTATGAAATCGCGCCCCGACCTCTTTTCGGGTATGCTGGCCGCTATCGACTATGTGGATCAGGATCCGAAGTTTAAAGATGTAAAAGAAATGTATACGACCAGCGGAAATACCTTTTTATTATTGAGCAATACCGCGCTTATCAACCTGGAAGATGCCAATAGTTATTGGGTAATCAATACCATTAAACAGCCTTACCCGGGCAGGCCGGACAGTATTGTTACGATGCGGGGTTCGGACTGGTCGCAATACAGCCGCGATACCATCGCCAATATGTTGCGGTATCATGTTGTCAAGGGGGTTCAGACGTATTCCACATTGAATTCAAAACCCCGCTGGGTGGAGACCTTTGCCTACAGCAACTCCAACGACTCTGCCCAGGTGTATCTGTACCTTGAAAATGTACGGGAAGCCAACCTGCGGATTAATAATTATACGGGTGTTCCTACTATCTATAAGGAAACAAATATTGCAGCTAACTGGGTAAATATTGCGCCGCGTACACCTGATCTGCATGCCACAAACGGGGTGGTTCATGTAATGAACCGCTGGCTGTTTGAGCCTACACGTGAAGCCATAAAAGCTAATTAA
- a CDS encoding PKD domain-containing protein, whose product MNKIINCFSVMICSFLLFSCKKNADIQIQSLSKSGEEFYFGEKVPVWAATSGDKDGIRYEWSATGGTFDGFRTQDLFENLWIAPAQAGEYTVTAKAKNGGSNSSRSTVMKVTRYFFDEFQSAYTFNGNGWSTSNTATPVLKNDVDPAKSTAELTASSSSTPNIRRTLNLAPLKLPFSIRTKLGWKNFYRDGSNMYFSLFFVQPAKTEIPYIREIRWEIWPTANPAATDNYQIRYELFTPATNTSVWSGDANTLPAPLPLISPVKGKNVQLTLAKDELKSFTFSVDKNELFSTYVNGVLWFESDGLKKWLEYARATYPGYEEPLAKEYRITFPSKSGSTGTTISLKSVYINNDGTPLNNP is encoded by the coding sequence ATGAATAAGATAATCAATTGTTTTTCTGTAATGATCTGTTCCTTTCTGTTGTTCTCCTGTAAGAAAAATGCAGATATCCAGATCCAGTCTTTAAGTAAATCGGGGGAAGAGTTTTATTTTGGAGAAAAAGTGCCTGTATGGGCGGCTACTTCAGGAGACAAGGACGGTATCCGTTATGAATGGTCCGCTACCGGGGGGACGTTTGACGGATTCCGGACACAGGACCTATTTGAAAATTTGTGGATCGCTCCTGCTCAGGCAGGAGAGTATACGGTAACAGCAAAAGCAAAGAACGGGGGCAGCAACTCCTCGCGTTCTACCGTAATGAAAGTGACACGCTATTTTTTTGATGAATTCCAAAGTGCCTATACATTTAACGGCAACGGGTGGAGCACCAGTAATACTGCAACCCCGGTGCTTAAAAATGATGTAGATCCTGCAAAGTCTACAGCGGAGCTTACTGCGAGTTCCAGCAGTACGCCCAATATCAGGAGAACGCTGAATCTTGCGCCACTAAAATTGCCGTTTTCAATAAGAACAAAGTTAGGCTGGAAGAATTTTTACAGGGACGGGTCTAATATGTACTTCAGCCTGTTTTTTGTGCAACCGGCAAAAACGGAGATTCCATATATTCGCGAAATCCGATGGGAGATATGGCCAACTGCAAACCCCGCTGCAACCGATAACTACCAGATCCGTTATGAACTATTCACTCCGGCAACGAATACATCCGTTTGGAGCGGTGATGCCAACACGCTGCCGGCCCCGCTGCCACTGATCAGTCCGGTAAAAGGGAAGAATGTACAACTGACATTGGCAAAGGATGAGTTAAAAAGCTTTACTTTTTCCGTAGACAAAAACGAGCTTTTCTCCACCTATGTAAACGGCGTGTTATGGTTCGAAAGTGATGGTTTAAAAAAGTGGCTGGAATATGCGCGTGCAACTTATCCGGGATACGAGGAACCACTGGCAAAAGAATACCGGATCACGTTCCCGTCTAAATCAGGAAGTACAGGGACCACCATTTCCCTGAAGAGCGTTTATATCAATAATGACGGTACACCGTTAAACAATCCGTAA